A single window of Sphingobacterium sp. ML3W DNA harbors:
- the traJ gene encoding conjugative transposon protein TraJ: MEFQNLHEVLRSLYDEMLPLSADMAAVAKGIAGLGALFYVAIKVWQALSRAEPIDMYPLLRPFALGLCIMFFPTIVLGTINAVLSPVVQGTHTILENQVLDLNDLQAKKDLLEREAMLRNPETAYLVSNEEFDKKLEELGWSPGDLITMSGMYMDRFAYQTEQAIKNWFRNLLEVLFQAAALVIDTIRTFFLIVLSILGPIAFAISVWDGFQSTLTQWLTRYVSVYLWLPVADLFSSMLAKIQSLIIEKDIAMLADPTYIPDTSNTVYIIFMIIGIVGYFTIPTVTGWIIQAGGAGNFTRNVNQAAMKTGNIAGAGTGSAVGNIGGKLMGK; the protein is encoded by the coding sequence ATGGAATTTCAAAATCTTCACGAAGTCCTACGCTCATTATATGATGAGATGCTCCCACTGTCCGCCGATATGGCGGCAGTGGCTAAAGGGATAGCCGGATTGGGGGCTTTGTTCTATGTTGCCATAAAAGTATGGCAGGCTTTGAGCAGGGCTGAACCCATTGATATGTACCCTTTGCTCCGTCCTTTCGCTTTGGGGCTTTGCATTATGTTTTTCCCAACTATCGTATTGGGAACAATCAATGCCGTGTTAAGTCCGGTGGTACAGGGTACTCACACAATCCTCGAAAATCAGGTGCTTGACCTCAACGATTTGCAGGCGAAAAAAGACCTGCTCGAACGGGAAGCTATGCTACGAAATCCTGAAACAGCCTATCTCGTATCAAATGAGGAATTTGATAAAAAGCTCGAAGAATTGGGCTGGTCGCCCGGCGATTTGATTACGATGTCGGGAATGTATATGGATAGGTTTGCCTACCAAACCGAACAAGCTATTAAGAATTGGTTTCGCAATCTGTTAGAGGTACTGTTTCAGGCGGCAGCTTTGGTTATTGATACCATAAGGACGTTCTTTCTCATTGTCCTGTCCATACTCGGGCCGATAGCCTTTGCGATAAGCGTGTGGGACGGTTTTCAGTCCACGCTCACGCAATGGCTGACCCGATACGTCAGCGTTTACCTGTGGTTGCCTGTGGCAGACCTGTTCAGCTCTATGCTTGCCAAAATACAATCCCTCATTATCGAAAAGGATATAGCAATGCTTGCCGACCCGACTTACATTCCTGATACCTCAAATACCGTGTACATCATCTTTATGATAATCGGTATCGTGGGCTACTTCACTATCCCAACGGTAACAGGCTGGATTATTCAGGCAGGCGGTGCAGGGAACTTTACCCGTAACGTAAACCAAGCCGCAATGAAAACCGGAAATATCGCCGGAGCAGGAACAGGTTCGGCAGTTGGAAATATCGGTGGCAAGTTAATGGGGAAATAA
- a CDS encoding DUF4141 domain-containing protein, whose translation MKKFLFMVCTALMLAVAPSAKAQWVVTDPTNLASGILNSANEIVQTSSTVSNVIKNFKEVEKVYKQGKEYYDKLQAVNNLVKDARKVQQTVLLVGDVSEMYVTNFGKMMNDPNFSAQELAAISNGYSALLNESTELLKELKQIVTSSSLSLNDKERMDIIDRVYKEVKEYHSLVRYYTNKNISVSILRAKKQNNTKRVLDLYGTPNQKYW comes from the coding sequence ATGAAAAAGTTCCTTTTTATGGTGTGTACGGCACTAATGCTCGCCGTAGCACCGTCCGCAAAAGCACAATGGGTAGTAACCGACCCCACAAATCTGGCATCAGGTATTCTCAACAGTGCGAATGAAATCGTACAGACTTCTTCCACGGTATCCAATGTAATTAAAAATTTCAAGGAAGTGGAAAAGGTGTATAAACAGGGTAAGGAGTATTACGACAAGCTACAAGCTGTAAATAATCTTGTAAAAGATGCACGTAAGGTACAGCAGACTGTATTGCTTGTCGGTGACGTATCCGAAATGTATGTTACCAACTTCGGTAAGATGATGAACGACCCGAATTTTTCTGCACAGGAATTGGCAGCTATCAGCAATGGTTATTCGGCATTGCTGAATGAAAGTACCGAACTGCTGAAAGAACTCAAACAGATTGTAACCTCATCAAGCCTTTCGCTGAACGACAAAGAGCGTATGGATATTATTGATAGAGTGTACAAAGAAGTAAAGGAATACCACAGCTTGGTACGCTACTATACCAATAAGAATATCTCTGTAAGTATTCTAAGAGCAAAAAAGCAGAACAATACCAAAAGAGTGCTTGACCTCTATGGAACTCCTAACCAAAAATACTGGTAG
- the traK gene encoding conjugative transposon protein TraK has translation MEFKTLRNIENSFRQIRLYAIVFAVLCLSVVGFSLWKSYSFVDEQRQKIYVLDNGKSLMLALSQDASINRPVEAREHVRRFHELFFTLAPDKNAIESNMSRAFNLADKSAFDYYKDLSEKGYYSRIISGNVQQRIEVDSVVCNFDTYPYAVRTYAKQFIIRSSNVTRRNLITSCYLVNSVRSDNNPQGFNIEKFAVIENRDIEVIER, from the coding sequence ATGGAATTTAAAACATTAAGAAATATCGAAAACAGTTTTAGGCAAATACGGCTGTATGCCATTGTATTTGCCGTTCTCTGCCTAAGCGTGGTAGGATTTTCACTTTGGAAATCTTACAGCTTTGTAGACGAACAACGCCAAAAAATCTATGTGCTGGATAATGGAAAATCGTTGATGCTTGCCTTATCGCAAGATGCAAGTATCAACCGACCTGTGGAAGCAAGGGAACACGTCAGGCGTTTTCACGAACTCTTTTTTACGCTTGCTCCCGACAAGAACGCTATCGAAAGCAATATGAGCAGGGCATTCAACCTTGCCGATAAATCAGCTTTTGATTATTACAAAGACCTGTCGGAAAAGGGCTATTACAGCAGGATTATTTCGGGGAATGTACAGCAACGCATTGAGGTGGATAGTGTCGTGTGCAATTTCGACACCTATCCTTATGCGGTGCGTACCTACGCCAAACAATTTATTATCCGTTCGAGCAACGTGACCAGGCGTAACCTGATTACTTCCTGCTATCTCGTGAACTCTGTCCGTTCGGACAACAACCCGCAAGGCTTCAACATCGAAAAGTTTGCAGTGATAGAAAACAGGGATATAGAAGTTATCGAACGCTAA